In one window of Megalops cyprinoides isolate fMegCyp1 chromosome 24, fMegCyp1.pri, whole genome shotgun sequence DNA:
- the LOC118771147 gene encoding ubiquitin-conjugating enzyme E2 W-like isoform X1, with product MDRSYILIDKAGKGRVGKRLQKELLALQNDPPPGMTLNEKSVQNTITQWIVDMEGAPGTLYEGEKFQLLFKFSGRYPFDSPQVMFTGENIPVHPHVYSNGHICLSILTEDWSPALSVQSVCLSIISMLSSCKEKRRPPDNSFYVRTCNKNPKKTKWWYHDDTC from the exons aaAAGGTTACAGAAGGAACTATTAGCACTGCAGAACGATCCACCCCCTGGAATGACCCTGAATGAAAAGAGTGTCCAAAATACCATCACGCA GTGGATAGTAGATATGGAAGGAGCCCCTGGTACGCTCTATGAAGGAGAGAAATTTCAGCTGCTTTTCAAATTCAGCGGACGGTATCCCTTCGATTCACCTCAG GTTATGTTCACCGGAGAGAATATACCAGTTCATCCTCATGTATATAGCAACGGTCAcatctgtctgtccattttGACAGAGGACTGGTCGCCCGCTCTCTCGGTACAGTCGGTGTGTCTTAGCATTATCAGCATGCTCTCCAGCTGCAAAGAAAAG AGACGACCTCCTGATAACTCCTTTTATGTAAGAACGTGTAACAAAaatccaaagaaaacaaaatggtggTATCACG ATGATACTTGCTAA
- the pck2 gene encoding LOW QUALITY PROTEIN: phosphoenolpyruvate carboxykinase [GTP], mitochondrial (The sequence of the model RefSeq protein was modified relative to this genomic sequence to represent the inferred CDS: deleted 1 base in 1 codon), which translates to MSCLFMGVLRRRSGLGAAVGVRSLASLPSLPPAVADFVSGAVAECKPAEVHVVTGTAEETADILAGLERDGMVKRLRKYQNCWLARTDPKDVARVESKTVIVTKRQRDTIPIPTGGAKSQLGSWMSESDFQKAREDRFPGCMAGRKMYVIPFSMGPVGSSLAKFGVQVTDSPYVVASMGIMTRTGTAVMEKLAEGAEFVRCQHSLGRPLPLKAPLISSWPCNPEKVLISHLPDSRQILSFGSGYGGNSLLGKKCFALRIASRIAKDEGWLAEHMLILGITNPQGVKRYVAAAFPSACGKTNLAMMKPALPGWTVECVGDDIAWMKFDSQGRLRAINPENGFFGVAPGTSMKTNPHAMATISKNTVFTNVGETSDGGVWWEGLEPPPPGVTLTDWHGKSWKLGDPTPCAHPNSRFCAPASQCPIIDPLWESEEGVPIDAIIFGGRRPEGVPLVYESFNWRHGVFVGAAMRSESTAAAEHKGKVIMHDPFAMRPFFGYNFGDYLAHWLSMETRPGPTQLPKIFHVNWFRKDPQSGAFLWPGFGENARVLEWIFRRCGRQTEDEAAQKSMVGWVPTADAIDVRGLSAKVDMGALFNLPKAFWEKETQELRAYFTQQVGADLPPQVEGELRALEERVRK; encoded by the exons ATGTCTTGCCTTTTTATGGGAGTTTTAAGAAG ACGGAGTGGTCTGGGGGCCGCGGTGGGGGTGCGTTCGCTCgcctccctgccctccctccccccggcGGTGGCGGATTTCGTCTCGGGGGCGGTGGCGGAGTGCAAGCCGGCCGAGGTGCACGTGGTGACGGGGACGGCCGAGGAGACGGCCGACATCCTGGCCGGCCTGGAGCGGGACGGCATGGTCAAGCGGCTCAGGAAGTACCAGAACTG CTGGCTGGCGCGTACAGACCCTAAGGATGTGGCCCGCGTGGAGAGTAAGACGGTGATCGTGACGAAGCGGCAGAGGGACACCATCCCCATCCCGACC GGGGGGGCCAAGAGCCAGCTAGGGAGCTGGATGAGTGAGAGCGACTTCCAGAAGGCCCGGGAGGACCGCTTCCCTGGCTGCATGGCAG GCCGGAAGATGTATGTGATTCCCTTCAGCATGGGGCCCGTTGGCTCCTCCCTAGCCAAGTTCGGGGTACAGGTGACGGACTCGCCCTACGTGGTGGCCAGCATGGGCATCATGACCCGCACCGGCACCGCCGTCATGGAGAAGCTGGCCGAGGGGGCGGAGTTTGTGCGCTGCCAGCACTCGCTAGGACGGCCCCTGCCCCTCAAAG ctcccCTGATCAGCTCCTGGCCCTGTAACCCAGAGAAGGTTCTGATCTCCCACCTCCCGGACTCCAGGCAGATCTTGTCGTTCGGTAGCGGTTACGGCGGAAACTCGCTGCTGGGCAAGAAGTGCTTCGCCCTGAGGATCGCCTCCCGCATCGCCAAGGACGAGGGCTGGCTGGCCGAGCACATGCTG ATCCTGGGCATTACCAACCCTCAGGGCGTGAAGCGGTATGTGGCGGCAGCGTTCCCCAGCGCCTGCGGCAAGACCAACCTGGCCATGATGAAGCCCGCGCTGCCCGGATGGACGGTGGAGTGCGTCGGCGACGACATCGCCTGGATGAAGTTCGACAGTCAGG GAAGACTCAGGGCCATCAACCCTGAGAACGGCTTTTTCGGCGTGGCCCCTGGGACCTCGATGAAGACCAACCCCCACGCCATGGCGACCATCTCGAAAAACACCGTCTTCACCAATGTCGGGGAGACGAGTGATGGCGGGGTGTGGTGGGAGGGGCTAGAACCCCCTCCTCCTGGTGTCACGCTCACAGACTGGCACGGGAAATCATGGAAACTAG GAGACCCCACCCCCTGCGCCCACCCCAACTCCAGGTTCTGCGCCCCGGCGTCTCAGTGCCCCATCATCGACCCCCTGTGGGAGAGCGAGGAGGGCGTGCCCATCGACGCCATCATCTTCGGTGGTAGAAGGCCGGAGG GAGTCCCTCTGGTGTACGAGTCCTTTAACTGGCGCCATGGAGTTTTCGTGGGGGCGGCCATGAGGTCTGAGTCCACCGCTGCCGCGGAACACAaag gcaaGGTCATCATGCACGACCCCTTCGCCATGCGGCCCTTCTTCGGCTACAACTTCGGGGACTACCTGGCCCACTGGCTGAGCATGGAGACCCGGCCGGGCCCCACGCAGCTGCCCAAGATCTTCCACGTCAACTGGTTCCGCAAGGACCCGCAGTCGGGCGCCTTCCTGTGGCCGGGCTTTGGCGAGAACGCGCGCGTGCTGGAGTGGATCTTCCGCCGCTGCGGCCGGCAGACCGAGGACGAGGCGGCGCAGAAGAGCATGGTGGGCTGGGTGCCCACGGCGGACGCCATCGACGTGCGTGGCCTCAGCGCCAAGGTGGACATGGGCGCCCTCTTTAACCTGCCcaaggcattctgggagaaGGAGACCCAGGAGCTCCGCGCGTACTTCACACAGCAGGTGGGGGCGGACTTGCCCCCACAGGTGGAAGGGGAGCTCAGGGCgctggaggagagagtgaggaagtgA
- the LOC118771147 gene encoding ubiquitin-conjugating enzyme E2 W-like isoform X2, whose amino-acid sequence MASMQKRLQKELLALQNDPPPGMTLNEKSVQNTITQWIVDMEGAPGTLYEGEKFQLLFKFSGRYPFDSPQVMFTGENIPVHPHVYSNGHICLSILTEDWSPALSVQSVCLSIISMLSSCKEKRRPPDNSFYVRTCNKNPKKTKWWYHDDTC is encoded by the exons aaAAGGTTACAGAAGGAACTATTAGCACTGCAGAACGATCCACCCCCTGGAATGACCCTGAATGAAAAGAGTGTCCAAAATACCATCACGCA GTGGATAGTAGATATGGAAGGAGCCCCTGGTACGCTCTATGAAGGAGAGAAATTTCAGCTGCTTTTCAAATTCAGCGGACGGTATCCCTTCGATTCACCTCAG GTTATGTTCACCGGAGAGAATATACCAGTTCATCCTCATGTATATAGCAACGGTCAcatctgtctgtccattttGACAGAGGACTGGTCGCCCGCTCTCTCGGTACAGTCGGTGTGTCTTAGCATTATCAGCATGCTCTCCAGCTGCAAAGAAAAG AGACGACCTCCTGATAACTCCTTTTATGTAAGAACGTGTAACAAAaatccaaagaaaacaaaatggtggTATCACG ATGATACTTGCTAA